The following coding sequences are from one Pasteurellaceae bacterium RH1A window:
- a CDS encoding ribosome biogenesis GTPase Der has protein sequence MTPVVALVGRPNVGKSTLFNRLTRTRDALVADFPGLTRDRKYGQANIAGHDFIVIDTGGIDGTEEGVEEKMAEQSLLAIEEADVVLFLVDARAGLVPADLGIAQYLRQREKTTVVVANKTDGIDADAHCAEFYQLGLGEVEQIAAAQGRGVTQLIEQVLAPLAEKLEAQADENAQDLANDEEQDEWDSDFDFNNEEDTALLDEALEEEAEEQDSRNIKIAIVGRPNVGKSTLTNRILGEDRVVVYDMPGTTRDSIYIPMERDGQEYTLIDTAGVRKRGKVHLAVEKFSVIKTLQAIQDSNVVLLTIDAREGVSDQDLSLLGFILNAGKSLVIVVNKWDGLSQDVKDNIKSELDRRLDFIDFARVHFISALHGSGVGNLFGSIQEAYACATKKTSTSMLTRILQMATDEHQPPLVNGRRVKLKYAHPGGYNPPIIVIHGNQMDRLPDSYKRYLSNYYRKTLKIIGSPIRVLFQEGNNPFAGKRNLLTPTQLRKRKRLMKFIKKNRK, from the coding sequence ATGACCCCTGTTGTTGCCCTAGTGGGCCGTCCTAATGTGGGCAAATCAACCCTCTTTAACCGCCTGACCCGCACCCGTGATGCTTTAGTCGCAGACTTCCCGGGCCTAACCCGTGACCGCAAATACGGCCAGGCCAATATTGCCGGCCACGATTTTATCGTGATTGATACTGGCGGGATCGATGGCACAGAAGAAGGCGTGGAAGAAAAAATGGCCGAGCAATCGCTCCTAGCCATTGAAGAAGCCGATGTGGTGCTCTTTTTGGTGGATGCCCGTGCAGGCCTGGTGCCAGCGGATCTCGGCATTGCCCAATACCTCCGCCAGCGGGAAAAAACCACCGTTGTCGTGGCCAATAAAACTGACGGCATTGATGCCGATGCCCACTGTGCTGAGTTCTACCAATTAGGCCTAGGCGAGGTGGAACAAATCGCTGCCGCCCAAGGCCGGGGTGTAACTCAACTTATCGAACAAGTGCTTGCCCCACTCGCCGAAAAACTCGAGGCCCAAGCGGATGAAAATGCCCAAGATCTTGCAAATGATGAAGAGCAGGACGAATGGGACAGCGACTTTGACTTCAACAATGAAGAAGATACCGCCCTTTTAGATGAGGCCCTGGAAGAAGAAGCCGAAGAGCAGGACAGCCGCAATATCAAAATCGCCATTGTCGGCCGACCGAATGTGGGCAAATCCACCCTGACCAACCGCATTTTAGGCGAGGATCGGGTGGTGGTTTATGATATGCCGGGCACAACCCGGGACAGTATCTACATCCCTATGGAGCGGGACGGCCAGGAATATACCCTGATTGACACTGCCGGCGTGCGTAAGCGGGGCAAGGTGCATTTGGCGGTGGAGAAATTCTCTGTGATCAAGACCCTTCAGGCCATTCAGGACTCGAATGTGGTCTTGCTGACCATTGATGCTCGAGAAGGCGTGTCTGATCAGGATTTATCGCTTTTGGGCTTTATCCTCAATGCCGGTAAGTCTTTGGTGATTGTGGTCAATAAGTGGGACGGCCTGTCGCAGGATGTGAAAGACAACATCAAGTCTGAACTGGATCGTCGTTTAGACTTTATCGACTTCGCCCGAGTGCATTTTATCTCTGCCCTGCACGGCAGCGGGGTGGGCAACCTCTTTGGTTCTATCCAAGAGGCCTATGCCTGTGCTACCAAGAAAACTTCAACTTCTATGCTGACCCGTATCCTGCAAATGGCCACGGATGAGCACCAGCCGCCTTTGGTCAATGGTCGCCGAGTCAAGCTCAAATACGCTCACCCAGGTGGCTACAACCCGCCGATTATTGTAATCCACGGCAACCAGATGGATCGCCTGCCAGATTCCTACAAGCGTTATTTGTCTAACTACTATCGCAAGACCTTGAAGATCATCGGCTCGCCAATTCGGGTGCTTTTCCAAGAGGGTAACAACCCATTTGCCGGCAAACGCAACCTGCTGACCCCAACTCAGCTGCGTAAACGCAAGCGTTTGATGAAGTTTATTAAGAAAAATAGAAAATAG
- a CDS encoding aminopeptidase N yields MQPKAKYRKDYRSPDFTITDIYLDFQLDPAQTLVTSRLLVERKNETASQLRLDGHSFEFLGIKLNGQPFSAYVQDKESLTLDLSGQQAGQFELEIATRLQPNQNTSLQGLYQSGEGLCTQCEAEGFRQITYMLDRPDVLAKYTTKITACKAKYPFLLSNGNRIAQGDLEDGRHWVEWQDPFLKPSYLFALVAGDFDLLEDKFITMSGREVALEIYVDRGNLERATWAMESLKRSMKWDEDRFGLEYDLDIYMIVAVDFFNMGAMENKGLNVFNSKFVLAHPLTATDEDYMNVESVIAHEYFHNWTGNRITCRDWFQLSLKEGLTVFRDQEFTSDLWSRSAKRIDDVRFLRSLQFAEDASPMAHPIRPEKVIEMNNFYTVTVYEKGAEVIRMIHTLLGEEGFQKGMKLYVERHDGSAATCDQFVDAMQDATGVDLTQFRRWYSQSGTPELTISDEYDEKRQTYRLHVSQHTPPTADQLDKVNLHIPLKVALYSQSGQKLKLQHELLTVSDVLDVIHEHQTFEFHNVSVQPVPALLCDFSAPVRLDYNYSTEQLLTLLKFADNDFVRWDAAQTLFNNELRENLSRHQQGLPMAFSSALSEALTFVLEDQARDPELTALTLTLPKETEFAELFKVIDPAGIAAVRDFMQRAIAEELKDRLELVYHKNKTGDYQVEASEMAKRALRNVCLSYLAFTDIGNLMVHKHYNQADNMTDTLAALSAATKAQLHCRDQLLKDFENKWHQDGLVMDKWFMLQATRPDENVLDLVQSLLDHPSFNFKNPNRVRSLIGAFAQHNPKAFHNIDGSGYRFLVDMLLQLNDSNPQVAARMIEPLIKLSRYDAQRQTLMKRGLERLKDKENLARDLFEKIEKALV; encoded by the coding sequence ATGCAACCAAAAGCCAAATACCGTAAAGATTATCGCAGCCCTGATTTTACCATCACCGATATTTATCTGGACTTCCAGCTTGACCCTGCCCAAACCCTGGTTACCTCCCGCCTCCTCGTCGAACGAAAAAACGAGACGGCCAGCCAACTGCGTTTGGACGGGCATAGCTTTGAATTTTTAGGCATCAAGCTCAATGGCCAGCCCTTTTCGGCCTATGTGCAGGATAAGGAAAGCCTGACCCTGGATTTGAGCGGCCAACAAGCGGGCCAATTTGAGCTAGAAATTGCAACCCGTCTCCAGCCTAATCAAAACACCTCTCTACAAGGCCTCTACCAATCGGGCGAGGGGCTTTGTACCCAGTGCGAGGCCGAGGGCTTCCGCCAGATCACCTATATGCTAGACCGGCCTGATGTGCTTGCAAAATATACGACTAAAATCACCGCTTGCAAGGCCAAGTATCCCTTCCTCCTGTCCAACGGTAATCGTATTGCCCAGGGGGATTTAGAGGACGGCCGCCACTGGGTGGAATGGCAAGATCCTTTCTTAAAACCAAGTTATTTGTTCGCCTTGGTGGCTGGGGATTTTGATCTGCTAGAGGACAAGTTTATCACCATGAGTGGGCGGGAAGTAGCCCTGGAAATCTATGTCGATCGAGGCAATTTAGAGCGGGCCACCTGGGCCATGGAAAGCCTCAAGCGTTCTATGAAGTGGGATGAAGATCGCTTCGGCCTGGAATATGATTTAGATATTTACATGATCGTGGCTGTGGACTTCTTTAATATGGGCGCCATGGAGAATAAGGGGCTGAACGTGTTTAACTCCAAGTTCGTCCTGGCCCACCCGCTAACGGCCACCGATGAAGACTACATGAACGTGGAAAGCGTGATTGCCCACGAATACTTCCACAACTGGACGGGCAACCGCATTACCTGCCGGGATTGGTTCCAGCTCAGCCTCAAGGAGGGCTTGACCGTTTTCCGTGATCAGGAATTTACCTCCGATCTCTGGTCTCGCTCGGCCAAGCGGATTGATGATGTCCGCTTCCTGCGTAGCCTGCAATTTGCCGAAGATGCCAGCCCAATGGCCCACCCTATCCGCCCGGAAAAAGTGATCGAAATGAACAACTTTTATACGGTCACGGTTTACGAAAAGGGGGCTGAAGTTATCCGCATGATCCACACCCTCTTAGGCGAAGAGGGCTTCCAAAAGGGCATGAAGCTCTATGTGGAACGCCACGATGGATCGGCTGCCACCTGCGATCAGTTTGTCGATGCCATGCAGGATGCCACGGGCGTGGACTTGACCCAGTTCCGTCGCTGGTACAGCCAATCAGGCACGCCTGAACTGACCATCAGCGATGAGTATGATGAAAAACGCCAGACCTACCGCTTGCACGTTTCCCAGCACACGCCACCAACGGCCGATCAGCTGGACAAGGTCAATCTACATATCCCACTCAAGGTGGCCCTTTACAGCCAAAGTGGCCAGAAGCTCAAACTGCAACACGAGCTTTTAACCGTCAGCGATGTCTTAGATGTGATCCATGAACACCAAACCTTTGAGTTCCACAATGTGTCTGTGCAGCCTGTGCCGGCTCTCTTGTGCGACTTCTCCGCCCCGGTGCGTTTGGACTACAACTACAGCACCGAGCAGCTGCTCACTCTACTCAAATTCGCTGACAATGATTTTGTCCGCTGGGACGCAGCCCAAACCCTCTTTAACAATGAGCTGCGGGAAAACCTCTCCCGCCACCAACAGGGTTTGCCAATGGCCTTCTCCTCTGCCTTAAGCGAGGCCCTGACCTTTGTCTTGGAAGATCAGGCCCGTGATCCTGAGCTAACCGCTCTCACCCTCACCCTGCCAAAAGAGACCGAATTTGCCGAGCTATTTAAGGTGATCGACCCTGCTGGCATTGCCGCCGTGCGGGACTTTATGCAAAGAGCCATTGCTGAAGAACTCAAAGACCGCCTGGAGCTGGTTTATCACAAAAACAAGACAGGCGACTATCAGGTTGAGGCCAGCGAAATGGCCAAACGGGCCTTACGCAATGTCTGCTTAAGCTACCTGGCCTTTACCGATATTGGCAACCTCATGGTGCATAAGCACTACAACCAGGCCGATAATATGACCGACACCCTGGCTGCCCTGTCTGCGGCCACCAAGGCACAACTGCATTGCCGTGATCAGCTTCTCAAGGACTTTGAGAATAAGTGGCACCAAGATGGCCTGGTTATGGACAAGTGGTTTATGCTCCAGGCCACCCGCCCAGATGAAAATGTGCTAGACCTAGTGCAAAGCCTGCTGGATCACCCAAGTTTCAACTTCAAGAACCCAAATCGGGTGCGTTCCTTGATTGGCGCCTTTGCCCAACATAACCCTAAGGCCTTCCACAATATTGATGGCTCGGGCTACCGCTTCTTGGTGGACATGCTCCTTCAACTCAACGACAGCAACCCGCAAGTCGCTGCTCGCATGATTGAACCCTTGATTAAGCTCTCCCGCTACGATGCCCAACGCCAAACCCTGATGAAACGGGGCTTGGAACGGCTAAAAGACAAGGAAAATCTGGCCCGCGATTTATTTGAGAAGATTGAAAAGGCCTTGGTATAG
- a CDS encoding ribonuclease R: MILDPNYQQEAEKYENPVPSRDFILQTIRDFDAPMSREALLETFHIFDEERAEAIRRRLRAMENDGQLVFTKGKKYALPEKMDLLKGTVLGHRDGYGFLQVEGDNDWFIPNNQMARVMHGDFVLAQPNGTDRRGRKEVRIVRVLEARKKQVVGRFFLESGIGFVVPDDSRLTQDILIPDDQRLGARMGQVVVVELQPRKASFNRPVGHITEILGDNLAPGMEIEIALRNHDIPHVWPEGVEKQIRQFSEEVPEEAKQGRVDLRQLPLVTIDGESARDFDDAVFCQKEGEGWRLWVAIADVSYYVRPKTALDLEAQARGNSVYFPNRVIPMLPEILSNGLCSLNPQVDRLCLVAEMTVSKAGKLTSHKFYEAVMNSHARLTYTKVWKILQGDAELRERYFYLVPHLEELNAMYQTLVAERQKRGAIEFETVENQFIFNPEGRIERIEPLIRNDAHKIIEECMILANIASARFVEEANEPALFRIHAEPSEEKLTSFRTFLKECGLFLDGGLKPEPKDYAKLLEKVQERPDRELIQTMLLRSLRQAVYSPDNVGHFGLALTQYAHFTSPIRRYPDLLLHRAIKYLIEKQKGAKRHYTDGGGYHYQLDDMDQFGDKCSATERRADEATRDVADWLKCEYMQDHLGETFEGVISSVTGFGLFVKLNELLIDGLVHISTLDNDYYHFDNDRQRLVGGSGIIYRLGDPVKVKVINVNLDDKKIDFALITSLRKPRGEGKTAKKKAKVSAEKPVFKEAKTIKPKKKKAKATKAKKAK; encoded by the coding sequence ATGATACTTGATCCAAACTATCAACAAGAAGCAGAAAAATACGAGAACCCCGTGCCCAGCCGGGATTTTATCCTACAAACCATTCGGGACTTTGACGCCCCTATGAGCCGGGAGGCCCTGCTGGAAACCTTCCATATTTTCGATGAAGAGCGTGCTGAGGCCATTCGCCGCCGCTTAAGAGCCATGGAAAACGATGGCCAGTTGGTCTTTACCAAGGGCAAGAAGTACGCCCTGCCTGAAAAGATGGACCTGCTCAAGGGCACGGTCTTAGGCCACCGAGATGGCTACGGCTTTTTGCAGGTGGAGGGCGATAACGACTGGTTTATCCCCAACAATCAGATGGCCCGGGTGATGCACGGCGATTTTGTCCTGGCCCAGCCCAATGGCACAGACCGTCGTGGCCGCAAGGAAGTGCGGATTGTGCGGGTGCTAGAGGCCCGTAAAAAGCAGGTAGTTGGCCGTTTCTTCCTGGAGTCGGGCATTGGCTTTGTGGTGCCGGACGACAGCCGTTTGACCCAGGATATTCTCATCCCAGACGATCAGCGTTTGGGGGCCAGAATGGGACAGGTAGTCGTGGTCGAATTGCAACCCCGCAAGGCCTCTTTTAACCGCCCGGTGGGCCATATCACCGAAATTCTGGGCGACAACCTGGCCCCAGGTATGGAAATTGAAATCGCCCTGCGTAACCACGATATTCCCCACGTTTGGCCAGAAGGCGTGGAAAAGCAGATCCGCCAATTTAGCGAAGAAGTGCCTGAAGAGGCCAAGCAAGGGCGGGTGGATCTGCGTCAACTTCCCCTGGTCACCATTGACGGCGAATCGGCCCGGGACTTTGACGATGCCGTTTTCTGCCAAAAAGAGGGCGAGGGCTGGCGGCTCTGGGTGGCCATTGCGGATGTGAGCTATTATGTCCGCCCTAAAACGGCTCTGGATTTGGAAGCCCAAGCCCGGGGCAACTCGGTCTATTTCCCTAATCGGGTCATTCCTATGTTGCCTGAAATCCTCTCCAACGGCCTCTGCTCCCTTAATCCACAGGTAGACAGGCTCTGTTTGGTGGCGGAAATGACCGTTTCTAAGGCCGGCAAATTAACCAGCCACAAGTTTTATGAGGCTGTGATGAACTCCCATGCCCGCCTGACCTACACCAAGGTTTGGAAGATCTTGCAGGGCGATGCTGAGCTGCGGGAACGTTATTTCTACCTGGTGCCACACCTGGAAGAGCTGAACGCCATGTACCAAACCCTGGTTGCCGAACGGCAAAAACGGGGGGCCATTGAGTTTGAAACGGTGGAAAACCAGTTTATTTTCAATCCAGAAGGTCGGATTGAGCGGATAGAACCCCTTATTCGCAACGATGCCCATAAGATCATCGAAGAATGTATGATCTTGGCCAACATCGCCTCCGCTCGTTTTGTAGAAGAAGCCAACGAACCTGCCCTCTTCCGTATTCACGCCGAGCCAAGTGAGGAAAAGCTAACCAGCTTCCGCACCTTCCTCAAAGAATGTGGCCTCTTCTTAGACGGTGGCCTTAAGCCAGAGCCCAAAGACTACGCCAAGCTCTTGGAAAAGGTGCAGGAACGGCCCGATCGGGAGCTGATTCAAACCATGTTGCTCCGCTCGCTGCGTCAAGCGGTCTATTCGCCTGACAACGTGGGCCATTTCGGCCTGGCTTTGACCCAATATGCCCACTTTACCTCGCCTATTCGGCGGTACCCAGACCTCCTGCTCCACCGGGCCATTAAGTATCTGATCGAGAAGCAAAAGGGAGCGAAACGCCACTATACCGATGGCGGCGGCTACCACTACCAGCTAGACGATATGGATCAATTCGGCGACAAGTGCTCTGCCACCGAACGCCGGGCCGATGAAGCCACCCGTGATGTGGCCGACTGGCTCAAGTGTGAGTATATGCAGGATCATCTGGGGGAAACCTTTGAGGGCGTGATTTCTAGTGTCACGGGCTTTGGGCTTTTTGTGAAACTCAATGAACTCCTGATTGACGGCCTGGTGCATATTTCTACCCTAGACAACGACTACTATCATTTCGACAACGACCGCCAACGCTTGGTGGGCGGTTCAGGCATCATTTACCGCCTGGGCGACCCGGTCAAGGTTAAGGTGATTAATGTCAATCTGGATGATAAGAAGATCGATTTCGCCCTGATTACCAGCCTGCGTAAGCCAAGAGGCGAGGGCAAAACGGCCAAGAAGAAGGCTAAAGTGTCCGCTGAAAAGCCGGTCTTTAAGGAAGCCAAAACCATCAAACCTAAGAAGAAAAAAGCCAAAGCGACCAAGGCTAAAAAGGCCAAATAG
- a CDS encoding glucose-6-phosphate isomerase has translation MQSINPTQTPAWQALSQHKANIPSISQLFAQEPKRFEHYSLGFENQILVDYSKNNITAQTLELLRNLAKECGLDAAKQAMFSGQKINRTENRAVLHVALRNCANSPIEVDGKDVMPEVNAVLAKMKAFSERVISGDWKGYTGKAITDVINIGIGGSDLGPYMVTEALRPYKNHLNMHFVSNVDGTHIAETLKKCNPETTLVLVASKTFTTQETMTNALSARDWLLAAAQDESAVAKHFVALSTNAKEVAKFGIDTANMFEFWDWVGGRYSLWSAIGLSIALSLGFENFEQLLAGAHAMDKHFLNAPVEENIPTTLALIGIWNNNFLGAESEAILPYDQYLHRFAAYFQQGNMESNGKYVGRDGKPVSHQTGPIIWGEPGTNGQHAFYQLIHQGTKLIPCDFIAPAQSHNPIGDHHSKLLSNFFAQTEALAFGKSKETVEQEFLQAGKSLEEVANIVPFKVFTGNKPTNSILVQKITPFTLGALIAMYEHKIFVQGVIFNIYSFDQWGVELGKQLANRILPELENEEVISSHDSSTNGLINQFKAWR, from the coding sequence ATGCAATCAATCAACCCAACCCAAACCCCTGCCTGGCAGGCCCTCAGCCAACACAAGGCCAATATTCCAAGCATCAGCCAACTTTTTGCCCAAGAACCCAAGCGTTTTGAGCATTATTCCCTGGGCTTTGAAAACCAAATCTTGGTTGATTATTCCAAAAACAATATCACCGCCCAAACCTTGGAACTTTTGCGCAACTTAGCCAAGGAGTGCGGTTTAGACGCTGCCAAGCAGGCCATGTTTAGCGGCCAAAAAATCAACCGTACCGAAAACCGTGCTGTTTTGCACGTTGCCCTGCGTAACTGTGCTAACTCCCCGATTGAGGTGGACGGCAAGGATGTGATGCCAGAAGTTAATGCTGTGCTGGCCAAGATGAAGGCCTTTAGTGAGCGGGTGATTTCAGGCGACTGGAAGGGCTACACCGGCAAGGCTATTACGGATGTGATTAACATCGGCATTGGCGGTTCAGACCTGGGCCCTTATATGGTGACTGAGGCCCTGCGCCCTTATAAGAACCATCTGAATATGCACTTTGTGTCTAATGTGGACGGCACCCATATTGCGGAAACCCTGAAAAAATGCAACCCAGAAACTACCTTGGTCTTGGTGGCTTCTAAAACCTTTACCACCCAAGAAACCATGACCAATGCTCTTTCTGCCCGTGACTGGTTGTTAGCAGCTGCTCAGGATGAATCAGCCGTGGCCAAGCACTTTGTGGCCCTTTCCACCAATGCCAAAGAAGTAGCCAAGTTCGGCATTGATACGGCCAATATGTTTGAATTTTGGGACTGGGTGGGCGGCCGTTATTCCCTCTGGTCAGCCATTGGTTTGTCCATTGCCCTTTCTCTAGGCTTTGAGAATTTTGAGCAACTGCTTGCAGGTGCCCACGCCATGGATAAGCACTTCCTCAATGCCCCTGTGGAAGAAAATATCCCAACCACCCTGGCCCTTATCGGCATTTGGAACAACAACTTCCTAGGGGCAGAAAGCGAGGCCATCCTCCCTTACGACCAATACCTCCACCGCTTTGCCGCCTACTTCCAACAGGGCAATATGGAGTCCAACGGCAAGTATGTGGGCCGTGACGGCAAGCCAGTCAGCCACCAAACAGGCCCGATTATCTGGGGCGAACCAGGCACCAACGGCCAGCACGCCTTCTACCAGCTTATTCACCAGGGCACCAAATTGATCCCGTGCGATTTTATTGCGCCTGCCCAAAGCCATAACCCGATTGGTGATCACCACAGTAAGCTACTGTCCAACTTCTTCGCCCAAACCGAGGCCCTGGCCTTTGGTAAATCTAAGGAAACGGTTGAACAAGAGTTCCTACAAGCGGGTAAAAGTTTGGAAGAAGTTGCAAATATCGTGCCTTTCAAGGTCTTTACCGGCAACAAACCGACCAACTCTATCCTGGTACAAAAAATCACCCCGTTTACCTTGGGTGCCTTGATTGCCATGTATGAGCATAAGATCTTTGTCCAAGGCGTGATCTTCAACATCTACAGCTTTGACCAATGGGGCGTGGAGCTGGGCAAACAACTGGCCAACCGCATTTTGCCAGAATTGGAAAATGAAGAAGTGATTAGCAGCCACGACAGCTCAACCAATGGTTTAATCAACCAGTTTAAGGCCTGGCGTTAG
- a CDS encoding CDP-diacylglycerol--glycerol-3-phosphate 3-phosphatidyltransferase, translated as MKLNFPTYLTLFRVILIPLFIAAFYLPPAYAPEVSTLIFFIACMTDWFDGYLARKWNQTTRLGAFLDPVADKVLVAVALVSVVEYYHLWWITIPAGIMISREIIISALREWMAEIGERANVAVSKMGKIKTTAQMLALGGLLWRLNETMEILAFILLYVAAILTIWSMWQYLKASKPSLLKP; from the coding sequence ATGAAGCTTAATTTTCCGACCTATCTCACCCTCTTTCGGGTTATCCTGATCCCGCTTTTTATTGCGGCCTTTTACCTCCCGCCTGCCTACGCCCCTGAGGTCTCCACCCTGATTTTCTTTATCGCCTGCATGACAGACTGGTTTGACGGCTATCTGGCCCGCAAGTGGAACCAAACCACCCGCCTGGGTGCGTTTTTAGACCCCGTGGCAGACAAGGTTTTGGTGGCGGTGGCCTTGGTTTCGGTGGTCGAATACTATCATCTTTGGTGGATAACCATTCCCGCAGGCATTATGATTTCCCGTGAAATCATCATCTCCGCCCTTCGGGAATGGATGGCCGAAATCGGCGAACGGGCCAACGTGGCTGTGTCTAAAATGGGCAAAATCAAAACCACCGCCCAAATGCTGGCCCTAGGCGGCCTACTCTGGCGGCTCAACGAAACCATGGAAATCCTGGCCTTTATCCTGCTTTATGTTGCCGCCATTTTGACCATTTGGTCCATGTGGCAGTACCTCAAGGCCTCAAAACCGAGTTTGTTGAAGCCCTAA
- a CDS encoding cell division protein FtsN, whose product MPTRDYAKSRKRKGKSTYLILSLILLFIGLSAAGLYFLKEKAPAPVIPTPTNAVQAPKSSLPSRPEEVYSYIRDLETREIPVGQDEKHLAQQAKLNEKQEKLLRERKALEEKRLAEQAAINNQTPPKTEGSATDSSSPAINQSAEQELAQQKAREEEKRLAEEKRRKEQERKKQQELAAAKKKEEEKAKTKIVAKAGNPQEAPKQVGQFGLQCGAFKNKAQAENMQARLAMSGFNARINSSADWNRVVVGPVGDRAAASRAQTNARSVADCVIVGM is encoded by the coding sequence GTGCCAACTCGAGATTATGCTAAGTCCCGTAAACGCAAGGGGAAAAGCACCTACCTCATTTTAAGTTTAATTCTGCTCTTCATTGGCTTAAGTGCGGCAGGCCTTTATTTCTTAAAAGAAAAGGCGCCCGCCCCTGTGATTCCTACACCGACCAATGCGGTACAAGCCCCGAAAAGTAGCCTGCCAAGCCGCCCAGAGGAGGTTTACAGCTACATTCGAGACCTGGAAACCCGGGAAATTCCTGTCGGCCAAGATGAAAAACACCTGGCCCAACAGGCAAAACTCAATGAGAAACAGGAGAAACTTCTGCGTGAACGCAAGGCCTTAGAGGAAAAACGCTTGGCCGAACAAGCAGCAATCAATAACCAAACGCCGCCTAAAACCGAGGGAAGTGCCACAGATAGCTCAAGCCCGGCGATTAACCAGTCGGCAGAACAAGAGCTAGCCCAGCAAAAGGCCAGGGAAGAAGAGAAACGTTTGGCAGAGGAAAAACGCCGTAAGGAGCAAGAGCGTAAGAAGCAGCAAGAGCTGGCGGCAGCCAAGAAAAAAGAAGAGGAAAAGGCCAAAACCAAAATCGTGGCCAAGGCTGGCAATCCTCAAGAAGCACCTAAGCAGGTCGGCCAATTTGGCCTCCAATGCGGCGCCTTTAAAAACAAGGCCCAGGCTGAAAATATGCAGGCTCGCTTGGCCATGTCAGGCTTCAATGCCCGCATCAACTCCAGTGCCGATTGGAACCGTGTGGTGGTTGGCCCCGTGGGCGACCGTGCCGCGGCATCAAGAGCGCAGACCAATGCCCGCAGCGTGGCCGATTGTGTGATTGTAGGAATGTAA
- a CDS encoding adenylate kinase, with protein sequence MKIILLGAPGAGKGTQAQFMMNKFGIPQISTGDMFRAAIKEGTELGKQAKALMDEGKLVPDELTVALVKDRIAQPDCAKGFLLDGFPRTIPQADALKEAGVKIDFVLEFDVADEVIVERMSGRRVHQPSGRTYHVVYNPPKVEGKDDVTGEDLIIRPDDKPETVLDRLAIYHKQTKPLIAYYTAQAEAGQTVYHRLDGTQPVEAVSAELNRILG encoded by the coding sequence ATGAAAATTATTTTATTAGGCGCACCAGGCGCAGGCAAAGGAACCCAAGCCCAATTTATGATGAATAAATTCGGTATTCCACAAATTTCAACTGGCGATATGTTCCGTGCTGCCATCAAAGAAGGCACCGAGCTGGGCAAACAAGCCAAGGCCCTCATGGACGAAGGCAAACTGGTGCCAGATGAACTGACTGTGGCCCTGGTAAAAGACCGCATCGCCCAGCCAGACTGTGCCAAGGGCTTCTTGCTAGACGGCTTCCCACGCACCATTCCCCAGGCTGATGCCCTGAAAGAAGCGGGTGTTAAAATCGACTTCGTGCTTGAGTTTGATGTAGCTGATGAAGTGATTGTAGAACGCATGAGCGGCCGCCGTGTCCACCAGCCATCAGGCCGTACCTACCATGTGGTTTACAACCCACCAAAAGTGGAAGGCAAGGATGATGTAACCGGCGAAGACCTCATCATCCGCCCAGACGACAAGCCAGAAACCGTGCTTGACCGCCTCGCCATCTACCACAAACAAACCAAGCCTTTAATTGCCTACTATACTGCCCAAGCAGAAGCGGGCCAAACGGTTTACCACCGTTTAGATGGCACTCAACCTGTTGAGGCCGTGAGTGCAGAACTCAACCGAATCTTAGGTTAG